In the genome of Labrus bergylta chromosome 7, fLabBer1.1, whole genome shotgun sequence, the window AGTTTGTGAGGAGGATTTTAATCCCCCTGATGACAGAGACAACAGACGTCGCTGGGTTAAACTTCAATGTGTTTGCGTCCCCTTTCTTACATTTGTCCCTGAAGACGTAAATGCAGCCGTTACAGCTGGCCACCTTCCACAGTGAGGGGACACAGCTCCACACCTCGGGGAAGCGCAGGCGGGTGAAGCTCTCCAGCAGAGGGTTGTAGCACACCAGGGAGTCTCCCTCTGCCACGATGAAGATCACGTCCATGTGAACTGCGGCGTGCATACAGCCCGCGAACGGCAGCATGTAAGGTTTGATCTGACACTTCTGAGACGCGGTGTCGAAGCACTGAATCAGTCGAGACGGCTTAGTAAAGAAGTCCATGTCATTCTCCTCCCCTCCGAGCAGGTAAATGGTACCGCCCAAGTTAACACCCGCAGCCCCAGACACCGCTGTGTCCAGCTGGCTGGTCTCTGTCCACATGTTGTCCTTCACTGTGTAGAAGATGACGGCGTTAGAGAGTGTGTCCTGTAATGTCTTACCTCCAAGGGAGTAGATGGCGTCCTCGGAGGAGACAGAGACCATGGTGTGATGGAGGCGATCTCTGGGCAAAGGGGCACAGCGCTCCCAGTCCATGGTGTGCATGTTGCACTTCCACATACGGCGAGGGATGGACCCCCCCACCACGTACAGGTCACCGCCGTGTTTACAGGCTGCAGTGATTTGATGGCACAAACTATTCTGTCCACTCACACTGATGGCATCGTCCTCGTCACAGTGAAGGGACACAGCCAAAGAGTGAGTCCGAGCCTCCTCTTTACCGATCAGGTAAATGTGGACGTTCTCACCTATTTCCtgaagaaacagagaaacattaaGCATCAgagataacattttttttttattacagcgGGCAataattgaaatgtctttacaaatgtgttttttttaaactctacaTTAAAAGACTATTACCTTGAGATTCTCTTGGAGGATACAAGAGAACTCCTCTCGCTCCACCTTGTTGTGGTTTATCCACGACTCGATGGCCATGGTTGGATTTTGGGAGCTCGGAACTCCATCtgaacacaaaccaaaaaaaatgtagtgCATCTTGTCACTGAGTCGTGGGAAAGCGAATAGTTTTAAGGCAGATGGCAAACAAGGAGTGAGAAGCAGGGGATATTCTAGCTATGTGCTAATTGTCTGTAACATTCAGCTGAAAGTAGGccaattaaaatgtgaattcaAGCTCATTATGAATATGCACATGTAACATAAAAAACACGTTCATCATACCCTATTAGTTAATTTTTCACATCACATGGATataaaaaacatactttttttttaaatatttggctGGTTCAATAATTGAATAATGTGCATTTTGGGGGGAAATAAACAAAAGCTTTTCAGACCACATGGTTGTGATAGGTCAGCAGGACATAATACCTTTGATGATGTCCAGTAGAAGACAGAGAGGCATATTCTGAAACTCTTCAGTCTGATGCAGCTGGGTCAGGTGGATCTTAGCACAATGCTTGGCTGCAGTATACAACTCCTGGtcactgtgtctgtctgcaAGCCACATCACCTGAGCGAAAAAACAAGCACTCATTAAACTGAAACTGCACAATCATTACTAAGTAACAGAGACTGccgtacttaaaaaaaaacagtaccaCACCTGCAGGCAGTTCTTGACCTCGACTGTCCGTGAGAGGAAGCGGGAGCACTCCTCAAAGAGCGCTGTCAGTTGGTACATATCTGCCATCTCATAGgtatcctgcagttcctccaccCTCAGTTTAATTGTGCCGTGATAGATATAGTCAATCAGCAGCTGAAAGACAGTGGCACTGACATCCTTCAGCTCAATAGAGCGGTTGTGGGACTCTTTGAGGTTGGACGTGAACATGGAGCGGAAGAAACTGCTCTGCGCAGAGAGCACCAGCCTGTGCAGGTGAAACTCTTTGCTGTCAACGTTGATGGTGACGTCGGCGAACAGGCCATCCTCCAGACACAGGTCCATGATGCTCTTCACCACACGGCTGGAGTGGGATCGGTCGGTGAATGTGTAACCCAGGAAGTAGTTCTCCTCTCCCACTGAGCCCCCAGCACTGAGGCCCCCATCCTCGCTGGTCTCCATATTTGTTGCTCACCTGAAAAAGCCACAAAACAGTAGAGcaacttttaaaacacagtcaAAAGGTTTGATTTTCAGATGCTGGAGAAACTTGCCTAGAGGTGTGATAAGAACATACAGTATTTGTCaatatttttcaactttttttgaatacaaatatttttaatataataaaaagatTACGTATAGAACCTTTATATTACCTTTTTAAAGGCTTTtccaaacattattttaaatgtaaatattttaaaacacactgaCGCATGCCTAATTTTTAAGATTATCAATGGCAAGGCTCCCCCACCACTCTGCACTTttatacagcagaaaaaaatccaacagcAGAACCACAAGGTCTGCCCTAAGAGGGGACGGTGTAGTCCCTCTTAGGTCCAGCTCCTTTGGTCAATTATGTTCCTCTGTGAGAGCCTCTAAATTATGGAACCAATTGCCAGTGGAGATTAGAAACCCACCCACCGTCTTAAGGACTGGCTTTTACTCAATCAAAAATGTGAACACCTTTTATAGTATTTAATCTGAGTGCATGTTTGTCTGTTGCTATGTATTGTTGTAGCTGTGCTGTCTAACCCATGGTGGTTTGTATGAATGGTTGTATGGTTATATGTTTTAATGGAGCCAGTATATTGGCATCATGTTATACTGTTGTTATCTGTTGCTGTGTGTATTCTTTAACATGTTCTTCATATGTGaatgtttatgtttgtatgtgtgtttgtatatgtgtttgtatatgtgtgttgtgttgtgtgtttgtatatatgtgttgtgttgtgtgtttgtatatatgtgttgtgttgtgtgtttgtatatgtgttgtgttgtgtgtttgtatatatgtgttgtgttgtgttgtgtgtttgtatatatgtgttgtgttgtgtgtttgtatatatgtgttgtgttgtgtgtttgtatatatgtgttgtgtgtttgtatatgtgttgtgttgtgtgtttgtgtatatgtgttgtgttgtgtgtttgtatatatgtgttgtgttgtgtgtttgtatatatgtgttgtattgtgttgtgtgtttgtatatatgtgttgtgttgtgtgtttgtatatatgtgttgtgttgtgttgtgtgtttgtatatatgtgttgtgttgtgttgtgtgtttgtatatatgtgttgtgttgtgtgtttgtatatatgtgttgtgttgtgttgtgtgtttgtatatatgtgttgtgttgtgtgtttgtatatatgtgttgtgttgtgtgtttgtatatatgtgttgtattgtgttgtgtgtttgtatatgtgttgtgttgcgtgtttgtatatatgtgttgtgttgtgttgtgtgtttgtatatatgtgttgtgttgtgtgtttgtatatatgtgttgtgttgtgtgtttgtatatatgtgttgtgttgtgttgtgtgtttgtatatatgtgttgtgttgtgtgtttgtatatatgtgttgtgttgtgtgtttgtatatatgtgttgtgttgtgttgtgtgtttgtatatatgtgttgtgttgtgttgtgtgtttgtatatatgtgttgtgttgtgtgtttgtatatatgtgttgtgttgtgtgtttgtatatatgtgttgtgttgtgttgtgtgtttgtatatatgtgttgtgttgtgttgtgtgtttgtatatatgtgttgtgttgtgttgtgtgtttgtatatatgtgttgtgttgtgttgtgtgtttgtatatatgtgttgtgttgtgttgtgtgtttgtatatatgtgttgtgttgtgttgtgtgtttgtatatatgtgttgtgttgtgtgtttgtatatatgtgttgtgttgtgtgtttgtatatgtgttgtgtgtttgtgtatatgtgttgtgttgtgtgtttgtatatatgtgttgtgttgtgtgtttgtatatatgtgttgtgtgtttgtatatatgtgttgtgttgtgttgtgtgtttgtatatatgtgttgtgttgtgtgtttgtatatatgtgttgtgttgtgtgtttgtatatgtgttgtgtgtttgtatatatgtgttgtgttgtgtgtttgtatatgtgttgtgtgtttgtgtatatgtgttgtgttgtgtgtttgtatatatgtgttgtgttgtgtgtttgtatatatgtgttgtgtgtttgtatatatgtgttgtgttgtgttgtgtgtttgtatatatgtgttgtgttgtgtgtttgtatatatgtgttgtgttgtgtgtttgtatatgtgttgtgtgtttgtatatatgtgttgtgttgtgtgtttgtatatatgtgttgtgttgtgtgtttgtatatatgtgttgtgtgtttgtatatatgtgttgtgtgtttgtatatatgtgttgtgttgtgtgtttgtatatatgtgttgtgttgtgtgtttgtatatatgtgttgtgttgtgtgtttgtatatatgtgttgtgttgtgttgtgtgtttgtatatatgtgttgtgttgtgttgtgtgtttgtatatatgtgttgtgttgtgtgtttgtatatatgtgttgtgttgtgtgtttgtatatatgtgttgtgtgtttgtatatatgtgttgtgttgtgtgtttgtatatatgtgttgtgttgtgttgtgtgtttgtatatatgtgttgtgttgtgtgtttgtatatatgtgttgtgttgtgttgtgtgtttgtatatatgtgttgtgttgtgtgtttgtatacatgtgttgtgttgtgttgtgttgtgttgtgtgtttgtatatatgtgttgtgttgtgtgtttgtatatatgtgttgtgttgtgtgtttgtatatatgtgttgtgttgtgtgtttgtatacatgtgttgtgttgtgttgtgttgtgtgtttgtatatatgtgttgtgttgtgttgtgtgtttgtatgcatgctggctgcaggaacacctacatttccctgctgggatgaatgaagtatatcttatcttatctttatcttaagAAGTAAATCAttgtaaaacaacaacaaaactgaa includes:
- the kbtbd4 gene encoding kelch repeat and BTB domain-containing protein 4; the encoded protein is METSEDGGLSAGGSVGEENYFLGYTFTDRSHSSRVVKSIMDLCLEDGLFADVTINVDSKEFHLHRLVLSAQSSFFRSMFTSNLKESHNRSIELKDVSATVFQLLIDYIYHGTIKLRVEELQDTYEMADMYQLTALFEECSRFLSRTVEVKNCLQVMWLADRHSDQELYTAAKHCAKIHLTQLHQTEEFQNMPLCLLLDIIKDGVPSSQNPTMAIESWINHNKVEREEFSCILQENLKEIGENVHIYLIGKEEARTHSLAVSLHCDEDDAISVSGQNSLCHQITAACKHGGDLYVVGGSIPRRMWKCNMHTMDWERCAPLPRDRLHHTMVSVSSEDAIYSLGGKTLQDTLSNAVIFYTVKDNMWTETSQLDTAVSGAAGVNLGGTIYLLGGEENDMDFFTKPSRLIQCFDTASQKCQIKPYMLPFAGCMHAAVHMDVIFIVAEGDSLVCYNPLLESFTRLRFPEVWSCVPSLWKVASCNGCIYVFRDKCKKGDANTLKFNPATSVVSVIRGIKILLTNWQFVLA